The following are encoded together in the Capsulimonas corticalis genome:
- a CDS encoding HAF repeat-containing protein — MFSSKQLKSTSIIAAFGIAAIAVQSARPALASPGVTITDLTTLGGSLSVGYGVNDGGQVAGYSNLADRTFHAFLYSAGALNDLGTLGGKSSKAVGINAGGSVVGYSTTTANATHATLWSAGAATDLGTLGGSFSEAYAINSAGQIAGYASTADGFAHAFLYNGGVMQDLGAAGGMDSYAYAINASGQVAGGFDGVDAAGNFYEHAYIYTNGVTKDIGTLGGDYSEADGLNACGQATGYSSNAAGDSHAFFYNKGKLYDVGVLTTGGYSVGVGINDYGAIVGYAPVADGSLHAIGYAYGYLVDLNSTLPANSGWTLTSAYAINNKFQITGVGIHNGATHAFLLTPHS; from the coding sequence ATGTTCAGCTCAAAGCAACTCAAATCAACGTCGATTATTGCCGCGTTTGGTATCGCTGCAATCGCTGTTCAGAGCGCTCGCCCCGCGCTCGCTTCCCCCGGTGTCACGATTACAGATCTCACCACGCTCGGCGGCTCCTTGAGCGTTGGATACGGAGTCAATGACGGCGGCCAGGTCGCGGGCTACTCGAACTTGGCGGATCGCACCTTCCATGCGTTTCTTTATTCGGCCGGCGCATTGAACGACCTGGGCACGCTCGGCGGCAAATCCAGCAAGGCGGTCGGAATCAACGCCGGCGGCTCGGTCGTCGGTTACAGCACGACCACAGCAAACGCGACCCACGCAACCCTGTGGTCCGCTGGCGCGGCGACGGATCTTGGAACACTCGGCGGCAGCTTCAGCGAAGCGTACGCGATCAACTCCGCCGGCCAAATCGCCGGTTACGCATCTACCGCCGATGGATTCGCTCACGCCTTTCTCTACAATGGCGGCGTAATGCAGGACCTGGGAGCGGCCGGCGGCATGGACAGCTACGCCTACGCCATCAACGCCAGCGGCCAGGTCGCGGGCGGTTTTGACGGCGTGGACGCCGCCGGTAATTTCTACGAGCACGCCTACATTTACACGAACGGCGTCACGAAGGATATCGGCACGCTGGGCGGCGATTACAGCGAAGCCGACGGCCTTAATGCTTGCGGACAGGCCACCGGCTACTCCTCGAACGCCGCCGGCGACAGCCATGCGTTCTTCTATAACAAGGGCAAGCTGTACGATGTCGGCGTCCTCACCACCGGCGGCTACAGCGTCGGCGTCGGCATCAACGATTACGGCGCGATCGTCGGATACGCCCCGGTCGCCGACGGCTCCCTGCATGCGATCGGCTACGCCTATGGATACCTTGTGGATCTGAACAGCACGTTGCCCGCCAACTCCGGCTGGACGCTCACGTCGGCCTATGCGATCAACAACAAGTTCCAGATCACCGGCGTCGGTATCCACAACGGCGCGACCCACGCCTTCTTGCTTACGCCGCACTCGTAA
- a CDS encoding prepilin-type N-terminal cleavage/methylation domain-containing protein — translation MIINRTLKHAFTLIELLVVIAIIAILAAILFPVFAQAREKARQTQSISNCNQLTKGVLMYVQDYDETLPFAGLTAVVPSPTTGRDEWQEAIWPYIKSEGAYRDPNDSATTAPDITDTYELGRRITLYSASSYIMNDQITVGTANADGSSSRQSANLAAISAPSDFILLISGARTDAGGIDPSFWNGEPDHTGKSVSVWRLEHVLRHGGVHHVFNPCDQDGLQGLPFHKNGAVMSFLDGHVKFVTVSHGNASEQMEQKYPFCHTLAVPQDDPTCYTKWNGNDRTAGFCAGA, via the coding sequence ATGATCATTAATCGCACTTTAAAACACGCATTCACACTTATTGAGCTCCTCGTCGTCATAGCCATCATCGCGATTCTCGCGGCGATCCTCTTCCCCGTGTTTGCGCAGGCCCGCGAAAAAGCCCGACAGACCCAATCAATCTCCAACTGCAATCAGCTGACCAAAGGCGTTCTCATGTACGTGCAGGATTACGACGAGACCCTGCCCTTCGCAGGACTGACTGCGGTCGTCCCCAGTCCGACAACAGGACGCGATGAGTGGCAGGAGGCGATCTGGCCATATATTAAAAGCGAAGGGGCCTACCGAGATCCGAACGATAGCGCCACGACCGCGCCAGATATCACCGATACCTATGAACTGGGTCGCCGTATTACTTTGTACTCCGCCTCCAGTTATATCATGAACGATCAGATTACGGTGGGGACCGCAAATGCCGATGGAAGTTCATCGCGTCAATCCGCTAATCTGGCCGCAATCAGTGCGCCGTCCGACTTTATTCTCCTGATAAGCGGAGCTCGAACGGACGCGGGCGGGATCGATCCGAGCTTCTGGAACGGGGAGCCGGACCATACCGGTAAATCCGTCTCGGTATGGCGTTTGGAGCATGTTCTGCGGCATGGAGGGGTCCACCACGTCTTCAATCCCTGTGATCAGGATGGACTGCAAGGTCTTCCATTTCACAAGAATGGCGCCGTGATGTCATTTCTCGATGGGCACGTGAAGTTTGTGACGGTCAGCCACGGCAACGCCAGCGAACAGATGGAGCAAAAGTATCCTTTCTGCCATACGCTCGCCGTGCCTCAGGATGACCCAACGTGTTATACGAAATGGAACGGCAACGACCGCACCGCCGGTTTCTGCGCGGGCGCATAA
- a CDS encoding alpha/beta hydrolase family protein, with amino-acid sequence MGMAQQSMARFAACVALGVLAPHVWAADTTPQASGNLTLRKGQMADERWNTPALDGSHLKPETARVLKVEDHGTFTRELVQMQWRPLDSICLYIIKPKNVAKPPVSLFLYNYTEESDRFANVSYLERVTSQGYAIAGFVSALSGDRYKLRPMKEWFVSEMPEALACSAHDVHYIVDYLETRKDLDTNRLGMFGQGSGGAIAVLAAASDPRIKSLDLLGPWGDWKEWLEKSQVVPDAERPRYVTVEFQKKVKPLDPIDWLPKLKGRAIRMQFLGDDPNTPPAVVEALTKAAPAEAEVHRYENTVKFFPDAGGGRLFEWMAAHLKAPPVPPAKTAAR; translated from the coding sequence ATGGGAATGGCCCAACAATCGATGGCGCGGTTCGCCGCATGTGTCGCGCTGGGCGTGCTTGCGCCCCACGTGTGGGCGGCGGATACGACGCCGCAAGCCTCAGGGAATCTGACGCTGCGCAAGGGCCAGATGGCCGATGAGCGCTGGAACACGCCGGCGCTGGACGGATCGCATTTGAAGCCTGAGACGGCGCGCGTGCTGAAGGTGGAGGATCACGGGACATTCACCCGTGAGCTGGTGCAGATGCAGTGGCGGCCGCTGGACTCGATCTGCCTCTACATCATCAAGCCCAAGAACGTCGCAAAACCGCCGGTCTCGCTGTTTCTTTATAACTACACGGAAGAGTCGGACCGGTTTGCGAATGTCAGCTATCTGGAGCGCGTCACGAGTCAGGGTTATGCAATCGCCGGCTTCGTCTCCGCGCTGAGCGGCGATCGATACAAGCTGCGCCCAATGAAGGAGTGGTTTGTGAGTGAAATGCCCGAAGCGCTCGCCTGCTCCGCGCACGACGTTCACTACATCGTCGACTATTTGGAGACGCGCAAGGATCTTGACACAAACCGCCTTGGGATGTTCGGCCAGGGCTCAGGCGGCGCGATCGCGGTCCTCGCGGCGGCCTCCGACCCGCGCATCAAGTCTCTCGACCTGCTCGGGCCATGGGGCGACTGGAAAGAGTGGCTGGAGAAGTCCCAGGTGGTTCCCGACGCAGAGCGCCCGCGTTATGTGACCGTGGAATTTCAGAAGAAAGTGAAGCCGCTCGACCCCATCGACTGGCTGCCCAAACTCAAAGGCCGCGCCATTCGAATGCAGTTCCTGGGAGACGACCCCAATACGCCTCCCGCAGTTGTGGAAGCCCTCACAAAAGCCGCTCCGGCGGAAGCGGAGGTTCACCGATACGAGAACACCGTCAAATTCTTCCCCGACGCGGGCGGCGGCCGGCTGTTCGAATGGATGGCGGCGCATCTCAAAGCCCCTCCCGTTCCGCCCGCCAAAACCGCCGCGCGATAA
- a CDS encoding RrF2 family transcriptional regulator codes for MLALSKKADYALNALLYLAHVEEGRAVTMKEIAAQLDAPTELLAKVLQSLARAGILTAMHGKFGGYRLAQEPCDISVIRVMETIDGPLAIASCLRNDGVPCVQMRKCRIRQPMANINARIREVLADITVKQMCTDCGEREAREPSAPDEN; via the coding sequence ATGCTGGCGTTAAGCAAGAAGGCGGATTACGCGCTCAACGCGCTGCTCTACCTGGCGCATGTCGAAGAGGGGCGCGCGGTGACGATGAAGGAGATCGCCGCTCAGCTGGACGCTCCCACGGAGCTGCTGGCGAAGGTGCTCCAGTCGCTGGCGCGGGCGGGCATTCTGACGGCGATGCATGGAAAGTTCGGCGGATATCGCCTGGCTCAGGAGCCGTGCGATATCAGTGTCATCCGCGTGATGGAGACGATTGACGGGCCGCTGGCGATCGCGAGTTGCCTTCGCAACGACGGCGTTCCCTGCGTGCAGATGAGGAAGTGCCGGATCCGTCAGCCGATGGCGAACATCAACGCGCGGATACGCGAAGTCCTGGCGGATATTACGGTCAAGCAGATGTGTACGGATTGCGGTGAGCGCGAGGCGCGGGAACCGTCGGCGCCGGATGAGAATTGA
- the sufB gene encoding Fe-S cluster assembly protein SufB produces MTTTETETIEALANKEYKYGFVSDIDADTIAAGLSEDVIRLISAKKNEPEFMLEWRLKAYRHWLTLEEPHWPNVKYPPIDYQETIYYSAPKPKKVLNSLDEVDPDLLATFEKLGISIGEQKRLTGVAVDVVFDSVSVTTTFKESLAELGIIFCSFSEAVQNHPELIKEYLGSVVPYSDNYFATLNSAVFSDGSFCYIPKGVRCPMELSTYFRINAANTGQFERTLIIADEGAYVSYLEGCTAPMRDENQLHAAVVELVAMADATIKYSTVQNWYPGDKDGKGGIYNFVTKRGKCAGANSKISWTQVETGSSITWKYPSCILQGDNSIGEFYSVALTNNKQQADTGTKMIHIGKNTRSTIVSKGISAGNGQNTYRGLVRINPGADNARNYSQCDSMLLGDRCGAHTFPYIEVKNPSAKVEHEASTSKIGEDQIFYCNQRGISTEDAVSMIVNGFCKEVFRELPMEFAVEAQKLLGISLEGSVG; encoded by the coding sequence ATGACGACAACCGAAACAGAAACAATCGAGGCTCTTGCGAATAAAGAGTACAAATACGGATTCGTCTCCGACATCGACGCGGACACCATCGCCGCCGGCCTCAGCGAAGACGTGATCCGGCTGATCTCCGCGAAGAAAAATGAGCCCGAGTTCATGCTCGAATGGCGTTTGAAGGCGTACCGTCACTGGCTCACGCTGGAAGAGCCGCACTGGCCGAACGTCAAGTACCCGCCCATCGATTATCAGGAAACGATCTACTATTCGGCTCCCAAGCCCAAGAAAGTCCTGAACAGCCTGGATGAAGTGGATCCGGACCTGCTGGCGACGTTTGAGAAGCTGGGCATCTCGATCGGCGAACAAAAGCGCCTGACCGGCGTCGCCGTCGATGTCGTGTTCGACAGCGTCTCCGTCACCACCACGTTCAAGGAAAGCCTCGCGGAGCTGGGGATCATCTTCTGCTCCTTCTCGGAAGCCGTCCAGAACCATCCGGAGTTGATCAAGGAGTACCTGGGATCGGTCGTTCCCTACTCGGACAACTACTTCGCGACGCTGAATTCCGCCGTCTTCAGCGACGGCTCGTTCTGCTACATCCCGAAGGGCGTTCGCTGCCCGATGGAGCTGTCCACCTACTTCCGCATCAACGCCGCGAACACCGGCCAATTCGAGCGCACGCTGATCATCGCCGACGAAGGCGCGTATGTCAGCTACCTCGAAGGCTGCACCGCGCCGATGCGCGATGAAAACCAACTGCACGCCGCCGTGGTCGAATTAGTCGCGATGGCCGACGCAACCATCAAGTACTCCACCGTCCAGAACTGGTACCCCGGCGACAAGGACGGCAAGGGCGGTATCTACAACTTCGTCACCAAGCGCGGCAAGTGCGCGGGCGCGAACTCCAAGATCTCCTGGACCCAGGTCGAAACCGGATCGTCGATCACCTGGAAGTACCCGAGCTGTATTTTGCAGGGCGACAACTCGATCGGCGAGTTCTACTCGGTGGCGCTGACCAACAACAAGCAGCAGGCCGACACCGGCACCAAGATGATCCACATCGGGAAGAACACCCGCAGCACGATCGTCAGCAAGGGCATTTCGGCGGGCAACGGTCAGAACACCTATCGCGGTCTGGTCCGCATCAACCCGGGCGCGGACAACGCCCGCAACTATTCGCAGTGCGACTCCATGCTGCTGGGCGACCGCTGCGGCGCGCACACCTTCCCGTACATTGAGGTAAAGAACCCCAGCGCGAAGGTCGAGCATGAAGCGTCCACCTCGAAGATCGGCGAAGACCAGATCTTCTACTGCAACCAGCGCGGCATCTCCACCGAGGACGCCGTCAGCATGATCGTCAACGGCTTCTGCAAGGAAGTCTTCCGCGAGCTGCCGATGGAGTTCGCCGTGGAAGCGCAGAAGCTGCTGGGAATCAGCCTGGAAGGCAGCGTCGGATAA
- the sufC gene encoding Fe-S cluster assembly ATPase SufC, whose product MLEIKNLEARVESKPILRGINLTVNPGEVHAIMGKNGSGKSTLANVLAGRDAYEVTGGTVTFEGEDLLELDPEERAHAGLFLAFQYPVEIPGVNNTYFLRAALNSIRKSRGQEELNGAQFLKLVREKLNVLHIDQSLLNRPVNEGFSGGEKKRNEIFQMAVLDPKLAILDETDSGLDIDALKSVAEGVNTLRSPERAVIVVTHYQRLLNYIVPDFVHVMLNGRIVKSGGKELALELEADGYDKIEAETLEAQPALV is encoded by the coding sequence ATGTTAGAGATCAAAAATTTAGAAGCGCGCGTTGAAAGCAAGCCGATCCTGCGCGGCATCAATCTGACCGTAAATCCCGGCGAAGTGCATGCGATCATGGGCAAGAACGGCTCGGGCAAGAGCACGCTGGCGAACGTTCTGGCCGGCCGCGACGCTTATGAAGTCACCGGCGGAACCGTCACCTTCGAAGGCGAGGACCTGCTGGAGCTGGATCCGGAAGAGCGCGCGCATGCGGGTCTGTTCCTGGCGTTTCAGTATCCCGTCGAGATTCCCGGCGTCAACAACACCTACTTCCTGCGCGCGGCGCTCAACAGCATTCGCAAGAGCCGTGGTCAGGAAGAGCTGAACGGCGCGCAGTTCCTGAAGCTGGTCCGTGAGAAGCTGAACGTCCTGCACATCGACCAGAGCCTGCTCAACCGGCCAGTCAACGAAGGTTTCTCGGGCGGCGAAAAGAAGCGCAACGAGATCTTCCAGATGGCGGTCCTCGATCCCAAGCTCGCGATCCTCGACGAGACGGATTCGGGTCTGGACATCGACGCGCTGAAGAGCGTGGCCGAAGGCGTCAACACCCTGCGCAGCCCGGAGCGCGCCGTGATCGTGGTCACCCACTATCAGCGCTTGCTCAACTACATCGTGCCGGACTTCGTTCACGTCATGCTGAACGGCCGCATTGTGAAGTCGGGCGGCAAAGAACTGGCTTTGGAGCTCGAAGCGGACGGCTACGACAAGATCGAGGCCGAGACGCTCGAAGCGCAGCCGGCCCTGGTATAA
- the sufD gene encoding Fe-S cluster assembly protein SufD has protein sequence MTDVIDSSYNSYLTAFTETPANDAAPEWLEPVREDARRAFSRIGFPTRRDEDWRYFSVSPIVETPFKRAAGGPGTLDRAAIAPYSLEGGVGTQLVFVNGAYDASLSTVGELPKGVTLTTLSQAIAETPELVKPHLAQTAKFDNHAFVALNTAALADGVFLNIERNVVIEAPIHLLFVSQAGSEATVSHPRNLFVAAENSQATIVESYVGVGDNVYFTNAVTEVVLGANAVIDHYKVQRESKTAFHVATMELTLSRTSNFTSHAVTLGGSATRNDINAFLGAEGIVCTLNGVYYGNDRQVIDNHTSIDHAFPHCDSHEIYKGILDGKSRGVFNGKIFVREDAQKTDAKQTNQTLLLSDDAQINTKPQLEIFADDVKCTHGATVGQLSDEALFYLRTRGIPVAEARNLLTYAFASDIVSRIKVEALRAQIDRLLLAQNDLEGVA, from the coding sequence ATGACGGATGTGATCGATTCTTCCTATAACAGTTATCTAACCGCCTTCACCGAGACGCCGGCGAACGACGCCGCGCCCGAATGGCTGGAGCCCGTGCGCGAAGACGCCCGCCGCGCCTTCTCCCGGATCGGCTTCCCGACCCGGCGCGACGAGGATTGGCGCTACTTCAGCGTCTCCCCAATCGTCGAAACGCCCTTCAAGCGAGCGGCGGGCGGCCCGGGAACGCTGGACCGCGCGGCCATCGCGCCATACAGCCTCGAAGGCGGCGTGGGAACGCAGCTAGTGTTCGTAAACGGCGCCTACGATGCGTCGCTTTCGACCGTCGGCGAGCTGCCGAAGGGCGTCACTCTGACAACGCTCTCGCAGGCGATCGCCGAGACGCCCGAGCTGGTCAAGCCGCACCTCGCCCAAACCGCGAAGTTCGACAATCACGCTTTCGTGGCGCTGAACACGGCGGCGCTCGCCGACGGCGTATTTCTGAACATTGAACGCAATGTCGTGATCGAAGCCCCGATCCACCTGCTGTTCGTTTCGCAGGCCGGCTCGGAAGCGACGGTCTCCCACCCGCGCAACTTGTTTGTGGCGGCGGAGAACAGCCAGGCGACGATCGTCGAGAGCTATGTCGGCGTCGGCGATAATGTGTACTTCACAAACGCCGTCACCGAAGTCGTGCTCGGCGCCAACGCCGTGATCGACCATTACAAGGTCCAGCGCGAAAGCAAGACCGCGTTCCATGTCGCAACGATGGAGCTGACGCTCAGCCGCACGTCGAACTTCACCTCGCACGCGGTGACGCTCGGCGGGTCGGCGACGCGCAACGACATCAACGCGTTTTTGGGCGCCGAAGGTATCGTCTGCACTCTGAACGGCGTGTACTACGGCAACGACCGGCAGGTCATCGACAACCATACGTCGATCGACCACGCCTTCCCGCACTGCGACAGCCACGAGATCTACAAGGGCATCCTGGACGGCAAGTCGCGCGGCGTGTTTAACGGCAAAATCTTCGTCCGCGAAGACGCGCAAAAGACCGACGCCAAGCAGACCAACCAGACACTGCTGCTCTCGGACGACGCGCAGATCAACACCAAGCCTCAGCTGGAGATCTTCGCGGATGACGTCAAGTGCACCCACGGCGCGACCGTCGGCCAGCTCAGCGACGAGGCCCTGTTCTACCTGCGCACGCGCGGTATCCCCGTAGCGGAGGCGCGCAACCTGCTGACCTACGCCTTCGCAAGCGATATCGTTTCGCGAATCAAGGTGGAAGCCCTGCGCGCGCAGATCGACCGCCTGCTCCTGGCGCAGAACGACCTCGAAGGAGTCGCGTAA
- a CDS encoding cysteine desulfurase — MAAAPQTAKGYDVQAVRADFPILHTQMHGKPLVYLDNAATTQKPQSVIDTLLRYYTEENANIHRSPHLLAEKATRAYEGARVKVKEFIHAEDAHEIIFVRNATEGVNLVASTYGRKNIGPGDEILISTMEHHCNIVPWQMLCEEKGAKLKVIPINDAGELLMDEFDKLLTERTKIVAVVHMSNVLGTINPIEEIITKAHAQGVPVLIDAAQSAYHIPLDVQALDADFLVFSGHKLYGPTGIGVLYGKTALLEAMPPYQGGGDMIATVTFEHTEYNDLPYKFEAGTPHIAGAAGLGAAIDYIQSLGVANIAAYEHELMEYGTQALSEIEGFRMIGTARNKASVYSFTLGDIHPLEIGTLLDRQGIAIRTGQHCAHPVLQRLGVPSTARASLGLYNTREEIDALVVGLRKVQEFFAK, encoded by the coding sequence ATGGCAGCCGCTCCGCAAACAGCCAAAGGATACGATGTTCAGGCGGTTCGGGCTGATTTCCCGATCCTGCACACCCAGATGCATGGCAAGCCGCTTGTGTATCTGGATAACGCCGCCACGACTCAAAAGCCGCAGTCGGTGATCGACACGCTCCTCCGTTACTATACGGAAGAGAACGCGAACATCCACCGCAGCCCTCACCTGCTTGCGGAGAAGGCGACGCGCGCCTATGAAGGCGCGCGCGTCAAGGTCAAGGAATTCATCCACGCCGAGGACGCGCACGAGATCATCTTTGTGCGCAACGCGACCGAAGGCGTCAACCTGGTTGCGTCCACCTATGGCCGCAAGAACATCGGCCCCGGCGACGAGATTTTGATCTCGACGATGGAGCACCACTGCAACATCGTCCCCTGGCAGATGCTCTGCGAGGAAAAGGGCGCCAAGCTCAAGGTGATCCCGATCAACGACGCCGGCGAGCTGCTGATGGACGAGTTCGACAAACTGCTCACCGAACGCACGAAGATCGTCGCGGTCGTGCATATGTCGAATGTCCTGGGCACGATCAACCCGATCGAAGAGATCATCACGAAGGCGCACGCGCAGGGCGTTCCCGTCCTGATCGACGCCGCGCAGTCGGCCTATCATATCCCGCTTGACGTCCAGGCGCTGGACGCCGACTTCTTAGTCTTTTCCGGACACAAACTTTACGGGCCCACCGGCATTGGCGTGCTCTACGGCAAGACCGCGCTCCTGGAGGCGATGCCGCCCTACCAGGGCGGCGGCGACATGATCGCCACGGTCACTTTCGAGCATACCGAGTACAACGATCTGCCCTATAAGTTCGAAGCCGGCACCCCGCACATCGCCGGCGCGGCCGGCCTCGGCGCGGCGATCGATTACATCCAAAGCCTTGGCGTCGCCAACATCGCCGCCTACGAGCACGAACTGATGGAGTATGGAACGCAGGCCCTCTCGGAAATCGAGGGCTTCCGGATGATCGGAACGGCCAGGAACAAGGCGAGCGTCTACTCGTTCACGCTGGGCGACATCCACCCATTGGAAATCGGAACGCTGCTGGATCGCCAGGGGATCGCCATTCGCACCGGCCAGCACTGCGCCCACCCCGTCTTACAGCGTCTCGGCGTGCCATCGACGGCGCGCGCTTCGCTCGGCTTGTATAACACGCGCGAGGAGATCGACGCCCTGGTCGTGGGCCTGCGCAAAGTTCAGGAGTTTTTTGCAAAATGA
- a CDS encoding SufE family protein — protein sequence MSGAQTQSIASTQDEIIDELALFEDWTERYGFVIELGQALPALPEEFKTDANKVRGCQSQVWIHPTLANGVVTLQADSDAPTVRGLIAMLVRLYSGHTPEEIVAKNPDFIERSGLAENLSMVRVNGMRAADKQIKKYAQGFIDATA from the coding sequence ATGAGTGGCGCCCAGACGCAATCGATCGCGTCCACGCAGGACGAGATCATCGACGAACTCGCGCTTTTCGAAGACTGGACCGAACGCTACGGCTTCGTGATCGAACTGGGCCAGGCGCTCCCCGCCTTGCCCGAAGAGTTCAAGACCGACGCCAATAAAGTGCGCGGCTGCCAATCCCAGGTCTGGATTCATCCGACTTTGGCTAACGGCGTTGTCACGCTCCAGGCCGACAGCGACGCCCCCACCGTGCGCGGCTTGATCGCCATGCTCGTTCGCCTCTACTCCGGCCATACGCCCGAAGAGATCGTCGCCAAGAACCCCGATTTCATCGAACGTTCGGGACTGGCCGAAAACCTCTCGATGGTCCGCGTCAACGGCATGCGCGCGGCCGACAAGCAAATTAAGAAGTACGCACAGGGGTTTATTGACGCCACCGCCTAA
- a CDS encoding SUF system Fe-S cluster assembly protein: MAEERTRVYPLAIEAEVIEMIRTVYDPEIPVNIYEMGLIYEIDVDEYGVVDIQMTLTSPACPVAGSLPGDVEQKVRQVEGVTDVKVKLVWEPAWSMDLMSEDAKLELGFF; the protein is encoded by the coding sequence ATGGCAGAAGAACGAACACGCGTTTATCCGCTCGCGATTGAAGCGGAAGTGATCGAGATGATCCGCACCGTTTACGATCCCGAGATCCCGGTCAATATCTACGAGATGGGCCTGATCTACGAGATCGATGTGGACGAGTACGGCGTCGTCGATATCCAGATGACCCTCACCTCCCCCGCCTGCCCCGTCGCCGGGTCGCTGCCGGGCGATGTCGAGCAGAAGGTCCGGCAAGTCGAAGGCGTGACGGATGTGAAGGTCAAGCTTGTCTGGGAGCCGGCTTGGAGCATGGACCTGATGTCCGAGGACGCCAAGCTGGAGCTGGGGTTCTTCTAA
- a CDS encoding GNAT family N-acetyltransferase, whose product MPHEIARLTAQDYEELVDFISMVFSVAHGPTDFQTFGPAMYEPTDESMSQQYVVRENGRIRAAVGVFPMTYRIGDISLRVAGVGNVAVHKHHGGKGYMVELMNAATADMAMGGVDFSFLTGQRQRYQYFGYEPCGAACAVYFSPASVKHTARHAGFATYTFEEMAAQSEEIINKAYEIYAAQFARIERPREKFVNILRAGVATPYVIFADGEVVGYVTRSGSTIKEIRVADDNQLPSILHALTASRPGEHSTVFLPTHEPQNLAQAIRICESYVVENAGNYRLFNFARTVEAFLTLKASYRPLPSGEMVVGSDLFGNHVISIVAGSVAVSPTDREPDVTLHGMDIYQFLFGAAPIDGFFDGDREPNLAHAWFPAPLYFPFPDHV is encoded by the coding sequence ATGCCACATGAGATCGCCCGCCTGACCGCTCAGGATTACGAAGAGCTGGTCGATTTTATCAGCATGGTTTTCAGCGTGGCGCATGGCCCCACGGATTTCCAGACCTTTGGCCCCGCCATGTACGAACCGACCGATGAGAGCATGTCGCAGCAGTATGTCGTGCGGGAAAACGGCCGCATCCGCGCCGCCGTCGGCGTGTTCCCCATGACCTATCGGATTGGCGACATCTCGCTGCGCGTCGCGGGCGTGGGCAATGTCGCCGTCCACAAACACCATGGCGGCAAAGGCTATATGGTTGAACTGATGAACGCGGCCACCGCCGATATGGCGATGGGCGGCGTCGATTTCTCGTTCCTGACCGGACAGCGTCAGCGATATCAGTACTTTGGCTACGAGCCCTGCGGCGCCGCCTGCGCGGTCTATTTCAGCCCAGCCAGCGTCAAGCACACCGCCCGCCACGCCGGCTTCGCGACGTATACATTTGAAGAGATGGCCGCGCAAAGCGAAGAGATTATCAATAAAGCTTACGAGATTTACGCCGCGCAGTTCGCCCGAATCGAGCGTCCGCGTGAAAAGTTCGTCAATATCCTCCGCGCGGGCGTGGCGACGCCATATGTCATCTTCGCCGATGGGGAAGTCGTCGGATATGTGACGCGTAGTGGATCGACCATCAAAGAGATTCGCGTCGCGGACGACAACCAGCTCCCCTCCATCCTGCACGCGCTAACGGCGAGCCGGCCGGGAGAGCACTCTACCGTGTTCCTGCCAACCCATGAGCCGCAAAATCTCGCGCAGGCGATTCGGATCTGTGAGAGCTATGTCGTGGAAAACGCGGGCAACTACCGTCTCTTCAACTTCGCCCGCACGGTCGAAGCGTTTCTGACGCTCAAGGCAAGCTATCGCCCGCTGCCCAGCGGCGAGATGGTGGTCGGCTCCGATCTCTTCGGAAACCACGTCATCTCCATCGTGGCGGGCAGTGTCGCCGTCTCTCCCACCGATCGGGAGCCCGACGTCACGCTGCATGGCATGGACATCTATCAGTTCCTCTTCGGCGCCGCCCCCATCGACGGCTTCTTCGACGGCGACCGCGAACCCAACCTCGCGCACGCCTGGTTCCCCGCGCCGCTGTACTTCCCGTTTCCGGATCACGTGTGA